The proteins below are encoded in one region of Nitrospira sp.:
- a CDS encoding sigma-54-dependent Fis family transcriptional regulator, whose protein sequence is MPESILIVDDEVAILNSLGQILEDEGYEVQVAKSGAEALKIATNDPPDLTILDIWMPEMDGLETLKRLRDMSPHAQVMMMSGHGSIETAVRAIKLGAYDYIEKPLSLENVTLRVRHALDQHRLERENLSLRHKVERRFELVGRSPAMQRLRDLIATAGPTNSRVLIAGENGTGKELVARAIHQQSPRAGKPFIAVNCAAIPETLIESELFGHEKGAFSGAMTQKRGQFEQADGGTLFLDEIGDMSLATQAKVLRALQEQQFNRVGGTRTIKVDVRVLAASNKDLQKEIEAGHFREDLYYRLNVLPVTVPPLRGRRDDVPLLVEHFMTIHVDEQGLKPKQVTPAAIEQLQQYDWPGNIRELRNLIERLMIMVSGQTIDESHVALALQARPTVQPAAPMAAQPSLVLKDYDSLRDARNAFEKEYITRKLKENRWNVSRTADELQIERSHLHRKIKLLSIDLRPES, encoded by the coding sequence ATGCCTGAGTCCATTCTGATCGTGGACGACGAAGTCGCCATCCTCAATTCCTTGGGACAGATCCTCGAGGACGAAGGATACGAAGTGCAGGTGGCCAAGAGTGGCGCCGAAGCCCTGAAGATCGCCACGAACGATCCGCCCGATCTGACCATTCTCGATATTTGGATGCCGGAGATGGACGGCCTGGAGACGCTCAAGCGGCTGCGGGACATGTCGCCGCATGCCCAGGTCATGATGATGTCCGGGCACGGGTCGATCGAAACCGCCGTGCGGGCCATCAAGCTCGGAGCCTACGACTACATTGAGAAGCCGCTGTCGTTGGAGAACGTCACGCTGCGCGTACGGCACGCGCTCGATCAACATCGTCTCGAACGGGAAAATCTGTCGCTCCGACACAAGGTCGAGCGGCGGTTCGAACTGGTTGGTCGCTCGCCGGCGATGCAACGCCTGCGGGATCTGATCGCCACGGCGGGGCCGACAAACAGCCGTGTGTTGATCGCGGGCGAAAACGGGACCGGCAAGGAGTTGGTCGCGCGGGCGATTCACCAGCAGAGCCCCCGCGCCGGCAAACCGTTCATTGCGGTGAACTGCGCGGCGATTCCCGAAACCCTCATCGAAAGCGAGCTGTTCGGCCACGAAAAGGGCGCATTCAGCGGCGCCATGACCCAGAAACGCGGACAATTCGAGCAGGCTGACGGCGGAACGCTCTTTCTCGATGAGATCGGCGACATGAGCTTGGCGACGCAGGCGAAGGTGCTTCGAGCGCTCCAGGAACAGCAATTCAATCGCGTGGGCGGGACGCGCACGATCAAGGTCGACGTGCGCGTGTTGGCGGCGTCCAACAAGGATCTGCAGAAGGAAATCGAAGCCGGGCATTTCCGGGAAGACCTGTACTATCGGCTCAATGTGCTGCCGGTGACGGTGCCGCCCTTGCGCGGTCGCCGGGACGACGTTCCCCTGCTCGTCGAACACTTCATGACCATCCATGTCGACGAACAAGGACTCAAGCCCAAACAGGTCACGCCGGCGGCCATCGAGCAGTTGCAGCAGTACGATTGGCCGGGGAACATCCGTGAACTGCGCAATCTGATCGAGCGTCTGATGATCATGGTGTCCGGTCAGACCATCGACGAGAGCCACGTGGCCCTGGCCTTGCAGGCTCGACCGACTGTCCAGCCGGCGGCGCCGATGGCGGCGCAACCGTCGCTGGTCCTCAAGGACTACGATTCGTTGCGCGATGCCCGCAACGCATTTGAAAAGGAATATATCACCCGCAAACTCAAGGAGAACCGCTGGAACGTCTCCCGCACGGCGGACGAACTGCAGATCGAACGCAGCCACCTGCATCGGAAGATCAAGTTGCTCAGCATCGACTTACGACCGGAAAGTTGA
- a CDS encoding putative RNA methyltransferase, translating to MIVEIEKLVQGGYGLARQDGRTIFVRGAIPGETVEVVIGQTHKHYQEAVMKRVVETSSDRVSAPCPVYGECGGCQLQHIGYDAQLRLKREMLLETLARVGKVALPEISPIIPSTQIYGSRSVVRFGVLKQGTGLALGFHRESSHALVPVTDCLVLPDILRNIVTGLSKRLANVSKPPCRIESIEIRLSSTFGQAVLSLRSQARSKRQAEILFGLCAKIPGVVGCIVMGTAAVRNARWVHGQEWIAERLDDMVVRISDQSFLQSNWPVNRALSDLLIEWVAPAAGLRVLELYAGVGTLGLPLAKRGAFVTFVEGNRVALADARRAANGNHVGRCRFRPVAAETFLVTATPGEYDVVLVDPPRTGLRQEVLSGVLQLEAPRIVYVSCDPATLARDVARLASSGYRVTRVQAFDMFPQTSHLETVTELQRSPR from the coding sequence ATGATTGTCGAGATTGAAAAGCTGGTGCAGGGCGGCTACGGGCTCGCTCGGCAGGACGGGCGGACGATCTTCGTGCGTGGGGCGATCCCGGGCGAGACGGTCGAGGTGGTCATCGGCCAGACGCACAAGCACTACCAGGAAGCCGTGATGAAACGGGTGGTCGAGACATCATCGGATCGAGTCAGCGCCCCCTGTCCGGTCTACGGGGAGTGTGGCGGCTGCCAGTTGCAGCATATCGGCTACGACGCACAGCTGCGCCTGAAGCGAGAGATGTTGTTGGAAACGCTCGCCCGGGTCGGAAAGGTGGCGTTGCCGGAGATCTCGCCGATTATCCCGTCGACGCAGATCTATGGCAGCCGATCCGTCGTTCGATTCGGCGTGCTCAAGCAGGGGACCGGTTTGGCGTTGGGATTCCACCGGGAAAGCAGCCATGCACTCGTGCCCGTGACCGACTGTCTCGTGCTGCCCGATATTCTGCGGAACATCGTGACGGGGCTCAGTAAGCGACTGGCAAACGTGTCCAAGCCGCCCTGCCGTATCGAGTCGATTGAGATACGTCTGTCGAGCACGTTCGGTCAGGCCGTGCTCTCTCTCCGAAGCCAAGCCCGCTCGAAGCGCCAGGCGGAGATCTTGTTTGGACTGTGCGCCAAAATCCCCGGCGTGGTCGGCTGTATCGTCATGGGGACAGCCGCCGTGCGGAACGCTCGTTGGGTGCACGGACAGGAGTGGATCGCGGAGCGGTTGGACGACATGGTCGTGCGAATCAGCGACCAATCGTTTCTCCAGTCGAATTGGCCCGTCAATCGCGCGTTGTCCGATCTCCTGATCGAGTGGGTGGCACCCGCAGCCGGGCTTCGGGTGCTCGAACTCTATGCGGGTGTCGGCACGCTTGGGTTACCCCTGGCCAAGCGCGGGGCGTTCGTCACCTTCGTCGAAGGCAATAGGGTTGCCTTGGCCGATGCCCGTCGTGCCGCGAACGGCAACCATGTCGGCCGGTGCCGGTTCCGACCAGTTGCGGCTGAGACTTTTCTCGTGACGGCGACGCCAGGCGAATACGACGTGGTGTTGGTCGATCCACCTCGGACCGGTCTCAGGCAGGAAGTGCTCAGCGGAGTGCTGCAGCTCGAGGCGCCGCGCATCGTGTATGTGTCCTGTGATCCGGCCACCTTGGCTCGCGATGTGGCGCGTCTGGCGTCGAGCGGCTATCGTGTGACGCGCGTGCAAGCCTTCGATATGTTTCCACAAACGTCGCATCTCGAGACCGTGACCGAGCTACAGCGTTCCCCGCGTTGA
- the purM gene encoding phosphoribosylformylglycinamidine cyclo-ligase: protein MTTYRQAGVDIEAGTEFVRRITPLVRGTFRPEVLTDLGGFGGLFRFDPSRFKDPVLVSGTDGVGTKLKIAFMMDRHDTVGIDLVAMSVNDIVVSGAEPLFFLDYFATGKLSIGTAENVVRGIAEGCRQAGCALIGGETAEMPSFYPDGEYDLAGFAVGVVDRDRIIDGQSITPGDAIIGVSSSGLHSNGFSLARRALLEQGGLKIDTSNADLGRTIGETLLTPTRIYVKQILAVAATHQVKGIAHITGGGITENLPRVFPHGTVAVIHRSGWTVPPIFRLIERLGHVERDEMYRVFNMGIGLILIAPADQVGGLVEGFNKFGDAACVIGEIVAGADGERSVRYVD from the coding sequence ATGACCACGTATCGGCAAGCCGGTGTGGATATCGAGGCCGGCACTGAATTCGTCCGGCGGATTACTCCATTGGTTCGCGGAACCTTCCGCCCCGAGGTATTGACCGATCTCGGGGGATTTGGAGGTCTCTTCCGGTTCGATCCCAGCCGGTTCAAGGATCCTGTACTCGTGTCCGGCACCGACGGCGTCGGCACCAAACTGAAAATCGCCTTCATGATGGATCGGCACGACACGGTTGGGATCGACCTCGTTGCGATGTCCGTCAACGACATCGTCGTGAGCGGTGCCGAGCCGTTATTTTTCTTGGACTATTTTGCGACCGGCAAGTTGTCGATCGGCACGGCCGAGAACGTGGTCCGTGGGATTGCCGAGGGATGCCGCCAAGCGGGGTGTGCGTTGATCGGCGGGGAAACAGCCGAAATGCCGTCCTTCTATCCGGACGGGGAGTACGACCTGGCGGGGTTTGCCGTGGGTGTCGTCGATCGTGACCGTATCATCGACGGGCAGTCCATCACTCCCGGCGATGCCATTATTGGCGTGTCCTCCTCGGGCCTGCACAGCAACGGCTTTTCCCTCGCGCGCCGGGCATTACTCGAGCAGGGCGGGCTCAAGATCGATACCTCCAACGCTGACTTGGGGCGGACGATCGGGGAGACGTTGCTCACGCCGACGCGGATCTATGTGAAGCAGATCCTGGCAGTGGCCGCAACGCACCAGGTCAAAGGCATCGCGCACATTACGGGAGGCGGGATTACCGAAAATCTTCCGCGTGTGTTTCCCCACGGCACGGTGGCGGTGATCCATCGTAGCGGATGGACGGTACCGCCGATCTTTCGGTTGATTGAGCGGCTGGGACACGTCGAACGCGATGAAATGTATCGGGTCTTCAATATGGGGATCGGGTTGATCCTGATAGCTCCGGCCGATCAAGTCGGCGGCCTCGTTGAGGGGTTCAACAAATTCGGCGATGCGGCCTGTGTGATTGGCGAAATCGTGGCAGGGGCGGATGGGGAGCGGAGCGTGCGGTATGTCGATTAA
- the purN gene encoding phosphoribosylglycinamide formyltransferase — protein sequence MSINGKGRKVRVGVLASGRGSNLQAIIDAVEAGSLHVQLVVVVSNKRDAQALERARRHRILDVFIDPKPFAGQPDSREAYDRAVLEVLHKHDVELVLLTGYMKIVTPLLIQAYEHRIMNIHPSLLPAFPGLDVQKKALEHGVKLAGCTVHFVTPGVDEGPIIIQAAVPVLEGDTPEALAARILVEEHRIYPRAVQLYAEGRLRVEGRRVMVEGAVAGTTSDTAGWVNP from the coding sequence ATGTCGATTAATGGAAAGGGACGAAAGGTGCGGGTCGGGGTGTTGGCGTCGGGGCGTGGCTCAAACCTTCAGGCCATCATCGACGCCGTCGAGGCGGGCAGCCTGCACGTGCAGCTCGTGGTGGTGGTCAGTAACAAGCGAGACGCCCAGGCACTCGAGCGGGCGCGACGTCACCGCATTCTCGACGTGTTCATCGATCCAAAGCCGTTTGCGGGGCAGCCCGACAGTCGCGAGGCCTACGATCGCGCTGTGCTCGAGGTGTTGCACAAGCATGACGTCGAGTTGGTGTTGCTCACAGGCTACATGAAAATCGTCACGCCTCTGCTGATTCAGGCGTATGAACATCGAATCATGAACATTCATCCGTCGCTGTTGCCGGCGTTTCCCGGACTCGACGTACAGAAGAAGGCGCTGGAGCATGGTGTGAAATTGGCCGGCTGCACGGTGCACTTTGTGACGCCGGGGGTGGACGAAGGGCCGATTATTATCCAGGCGGCGGTGCCGGTGCTGGAGGGGGACACGCCGGAGGCGCTGGCGGCGAGGATCTTGGTCGAGGAGCATCGCATCTATCCTCGAGCTGTCCAACTCTATGCGGAAGGCCGGCTTCGGGTAGAGGGGCGTCGCGTCATGGTGGAAGGGGCCGTCGCCGGGACAACGTCCGACACGGCCGGATGGGTGAACCCATGA
- the fdx1 gene encoding ferredoxin, giving the protein MSLLITAECINCGACLPECPNEAIFETRGDAESKGNHVGDGQGEGNDIYVITHDRCTECVGHFDEPQCAAVCPVDNCCISDPAYPETTGVLLEKAKTLNPDKEIDPAKVWSGVRN; this is encoded by the coding sequence ATGTCACTGCTGATTACTGCCGAATGTATCAACTGTGGAGCCTGTCTGCCAGAATGTCCGAACGAGGCCATCTTCGAAACTCGTGGCGACGCGGAATCGAAGGGGAATCATGTGGGCGACGGCCAGGGAGAGGGAAACGATATCTACGTGATTACGCACGATCGTTGTACCGAATGTGTCGGCCATTTTGACGAACCTCAATGCGCAGCGGTCTGTCCAGTCGACAATTGTTGTATTTCCGATCCAGCCTATCCGGAGACGACGGGTGTCCTGCTGGAAAAGGCGAAGACACTTAACCCTGACAAGGAGATCGATCCAGCAAAGGTTTGGAGCGGCGTGCGGAACTGA
- a CDS encoding putative arylsulfatase AtsA, translated as MKLKYLILSTMLTIGLGQSVMAADEAKPATEAVAGDRVDLMRGFQGKIELDVRDSKPDWKPFIPPKAPEGAPNILFILYDDTGQAAWSPYGGRISMPTLDKLAADGLTYTNWHTTSLCSPTRSTLLTGRTHWINGYANVAEGAEGFPGYSTRFPKEVTTIAEVLQANGYATLWLGKNHNVPEVDVAPGAYRGEWPLQKGWDRFYGFLGGETNQWYPFLTKDNDFIDPPYKPEDGYHLSKDLVDQAIEMLRNKNASNPSRPFFMWFNPGANHAPHQAPKEWIAKYKGKFDDGYDAYRVWVTKRMKERGIIPQNTVNTAVNPLPKDVANPLDYVRPWDSLNDQEKQLFNRMAEVWAAYSSYTDHQIGRVIDYLKETGQYENTLIIYAADNGTSGEGSPNGSVNENKFFNSFPDSLEDNMKYIDKLGGPDTYEHFPTGWAAAFSAPYKFFKRYSEYEGGTADPLVISWPKGIKARGELRHQYHHSTDIVPTLLEITGLKMPEFNHGVKQYPVYGVSMAYTFDAKPDDPTKKRVQIYEMFGTRGIWKDGWHAASVHVPLGGKGHFDKDEWELYNMAEDRSQSNNLADKYPDKLKELKDLWMQQAKENNVLPLDDRLAVEIITTPRPTGEPPRDTYKYYPDTEPVPEGVAVNARGRSYKILANVEITDKTEGVIFAMGSRFGGHSLFIKDKKLYYVYNFLGIKPEQVFESNVTLKPGKYTLGMDFEKTGKGEHGEFLGKTKLYVDDKVVASGKMRTQPGKFSFSGEGLCVGYDSEDAVSTLYKAPGKFTGGKIQGVAVSVKGEPYVNIEAEAKRMMMKW; from the coding sequence ATGAAACTGAAATACTTGATCCTATCCACTATGTTGACAATCGGTCTTGGTCAGTCTGTCATGGCAGCAGACGAAGCCAAACCCGCCACCGAGGCGGTGGCTGGTGACAGAGTTGATCTCATGCGCGGCTTCCAGGGCAAGATCGAGCTCGACGTCCGCGATTCCAAACCGGACTGGAAGCCCTTCATTCCCCCAAAGGCGCCCGAAGGAGCCCCCAATATCCTCTTCATTCTGTACGACGACACGGGCCAGGCGGCCTGGTCGCCCTACGGTGGCCGCATCAGCATGCCGACACTCGACAAACTCGCCGCCGATGGGTTGACCTACACCAATTGGCATACCACCTCTCTGTGCTCGCCGACACGCTCCACGCTGCTGACCGGCCGCACCCACTGGATCAACGGGTATGCCAATGTCGCCGAAGGTGCGGAGGGATTCCCGGGCTACAGCACCCGCTTTCCCAAAGAGGTCACGACCATTGCCGAAGTGTTGCAGGCCAATGGCTACGCTACCTTGTGGCTCGGCAAGAACCACAATGTGCCGGAAGTTGACGTGGCACCGGGCGCGTATCGCGGCGAGTGGCCGTTGCAGAAGGGGTGGGACCGCTTCTACGGCTTCCTCGGCGGCGAGACCAACCAGTGGTATCCGTTCCTGACCAAGGACAACGATTTCATCGACCCGCCGTACAAACCTGAGGATGGCTACCACCTGTCCAAGGATCTCGTTGATCAGGCAATCGAGATGCTCCGTAACAAGAACGCCTCCAACCCGTCCAGGCCCTTCTTCATGTGGTTCAATCCTGGCGCCAACCATGCGCCACACCAGGCTCCCAAGGAATGGATAGCGAAATACAAGGGCAAATTCGACGACGGTTACGACGCCTATCGCGTATGGGTAACCAAACGCATGAAAGAGAGGGGAATCATCCCCCAAAATACCGTCAACACCGCCGTCAATCCTCTTCCGAAAGACGTGGCCAACCCGTTGGATTACGTACGTCCCTGGGATTCCCTGAACGACCAGGAAAAGCAGCTCTTCAACCGCATGGCAGAGGTCTGGGCGGCCTATTCATCTTACACGGACCATCAGATCGGCCGTGTCATCGACTACCTGAAGGAGACAGGCCAGTACGAAAACACCCTCATCATCTACGCTGCGGACAACGGCACCTCCGGAGAGGGCTCGCCCAATGGTTCGGTGAACGAGAACAAGTTTTTCAATAGCTTTCCGGACAGTCTCGAAGACAACATGAAGTACATAGACAAGCTAGGCGGCCCCGACACCTACGAACACTTCCCGACCGGCTGGGCTGCGGCCTTCTCAGCGCCGTACAAATTCTTCAAGCGCTACTCAGAGTACGAGGGGGGTACCGCGGATCCGCTGGTTATCAGCTGGCCCAAAGGCATCAAGGCACGCGGCGAGCTGCGCCACCAGTACCACCATTCAACGGATATCGTGCCGACGCTGCTCGAAATCACTGGCCTCAAAATGCCTGAGTTCAATCACGGCGTGAAGCAGTACCCGGTCTACGGTGTTTCCATGGCCTACACGTTTGATGCCAAACCGGACGACCCAACGAAGAAACGTGTCCAGATCTACGAGATGTTCGGCACGCGGGGCATCTGGAAGGACGGCTGGCACGCGGCCTCCGTGCACGTACCGCTGGGCGGTAAGGGCCACTTCGACAAGGACGAATGGGAGCTCTACAACATGGCGGAGGACCGCTCGCAGTCCAACAACCTCGCCGACAAGTACCCGGACAAGCTGAAGGAGCTCAAAGACCTCTGGATGCAACAGGCGAAAGAGAACAACGTGTTGCCACTGGACGATCGCCTTGCTGTAGAAATTATAACAACCCCGCGCCCCACCGGGGAACCTCCCCGCGACACCTACAAATATTACCCGGATACGGAACCTGTACCGGAAGGCGTGGCGGTCAACGCGCGCGGTCGTTCGTACAAGATCCTTGCCAACGTCGAGATCACCGACAAGACCGAAGGCGTGATCTTCGCTATGGGCTCCCGCTTCGGCGGCCATTCGCTGTTCATCAAGGACAAGAAGCTCTACTACGTGTACAACTTCCTCGGCATCAAGCCAGAGCAGGTGTTCGAGTCCAACGTGACACTGAAACCCGGTAAATACACGCTGGGTATGGATTTCGAGAAGACAGGTAAGGGCGAGCATGGCGAGTTCCTGGGCAAGACCAAGCTCTATGTCGACGACAAGGTGGTGGCGTCCGGCAAGATGCGCACCCAGCCGGGCAAGTTCAGCTTCTCCGGTGAAGGCCTCTGCGTAGGATACGACAGCGAAGACGCGGTGAGTACGCTGTACAAGGCTCCGGGCAAGTTCACCGGCGGTAAGATCCAGGGCGTTGCGGTATCGGTCAAGGGCGAGCCCTACGTGAACATCGAAGCCGAAGCCAAGCGCATGATGATGAAGTGGTGA
- the yfjF gene encoding UPF0060 membrane protein YfjF: MSFAQSIGLFLLAGLAEIGGGYLVWQWWRNGAHWGIGLIGAAALILYGIVPTYQVAHFGRVYAAYGGWFIVLSILWGWSVDHIVPDFYDILGGVVCLVGVGIIMYMPR; encoded by the coding sequence ATGAGTTTTGCGCAATCGATCGGCTTGTTTCTGCTTGCGGGACTGGCTGAAATTGGAGGCGGCTACCTAGTCTGGCAATGGTGGAGAAACGGTGCGCACTGGGGCATCGGCCTCATCGGGGCCGCCGCGCTCATCCTGTATGGGATCGTGCCGACCTACCAGGTGGCTCACTTTGGCCGCGTCTATGCCGCCTATGGTGGCTGGTTCATCGTCTTGTCGATTCTGTGGGGATGGAGCGTCGATCATATTGTTCCAGACTTCTACGACATCCTTGGTGGTGTAGTTTGCTTGGTTGGTGTCGGAATCATTATGTACATGCCACGGTAA